Within Caldanaerovirga acetigignens, the genomic segment GTGATTTCGGACAAAAGGATTCCGTCGCCAATCATATCTTCGCCCGATGTGCTTGTGGCGATGAACAAGCCCTCCATGGAAAAATTCACACCGATGGTGAAATCGGGGGGCATAGTGATTTTAAATAAAGCCTTAATCGACGAAAGGCCCGCAAGGGACGATATAAAGGTGATTAAAGTCGATGCTACCGGCATAGCCGATGAGCTTGGAAACATGAGAGTCGCCAACATGGTGGCCTTGGGGGTTCTCATCGGCGAAACGGGAATAGTAAAACCGGAAACCGTGATAAAGTCCATAGACTATTTCCTC encodes:
- a CDS encoding 2-oxoacid:acceptor oxidoreductase family protein yields the protein MKMEIIMAGFGGQGIMLMGEILAHSAMLEGREVSWIPSYGPEMRGGTANCMVVISDKRIPSPIISSPDVLVAMNKPSMEKFTPMVKSGGIVILNKALIDERPARDDIKVIKVDATGIADELGNMRVANMVALGVLIGETGIVKPETVIKSIDYFLPAHRKHMMEINEKALKRGIAEVQK